Part of the Luteolibacter rhizosphaerae genome is shown below.
GATCGCGTCGGTGATCGCGCTGGCGGGCGACACGATCCACATTGCGGAAAACGGGATGGTGATGATCCACAACCCGAGCGTGGTGGCATGGGGAGACTCGACGGTGATGCGGAAGCAGGCGGAGATCCTGGACAAGATCCGGGATGCGATCCTGAACACGTACGAAACGCGGACGCGGATGGGTCGGGAGGATCTCTCCGCGGCGATGGAGGCGGAGACCTGGTATTCGGCGGACGAGGCGATCACGGCGGGGTTCGCGATGCACAAGACGAGTGCGAGGGAGGAGACGGCGTTGTGGGTGCCGGGGGACTTTGAAGGTCTTCCCGCGGCGGCGATGATGTTGGGGAGGAGGGAGGGGGACTACCGCGAAGACGCAGAGGTCGCGGAGGAACGCGGAGGGGTAGAAGAGGCGACCGCGGATGGCGCGGATGAGAGAGGTAATTTGGAGGATGTGGCGGGGG
Proteins encoded:
- a CDS encoding head maturation protease, ClpP-related, with translation MKRPILIENEELFAVLDERRMTPAMKARRPEAVLPEITNLSVGVKGKKKAATMFLYDAVSFWTGNDARSFQRKLAETDAEEIHLHINSPGGSVFEGVAIYNLLAGHEAEVIVHIDGLAASIASVIALAGDTIHIAENGMVMIHNPSVVAWGDSTVMRKQAEILDKIRDAILNTYETRTRMGREDLSAAMEAETWYSADEAITAGFAMHKTSAREETALWVPGDFEGLPAAAMMLGRREGDYREDAEVAEERGGVEEATADGADERGNLEDVAGAADFIARMKLAHGL